From the genome of Methanobrevibacter millerae, one region includes:
- the tsaA gene encoding tRNA (N6-threonylcarbamoyladenosine(37)-N6)-methyltransferase TrmO, translating to MDEEIIFRPIGYIRSPYGDVNDMPKSPRESGDVEAEMIINEEYLESMSSMQAGKEYMVLFHFHKSKGFKQKVPFRGDGPIKGLFSTHAPNRPNPIGVTTVKIVEINGNIIRFTGVDMLDGTPVLDIKDIL from the coding sequence ATGGATGAAGAAATAATATTCAGGCCGATTGGATACATCCGTTCGCCATATGGGGATGTTAATGACATGCCGAAGTCCCCCAGGGAATCCGGTGACGTGGAAGCTGAAATGATTATCAATGAGGAATATCTCGAAAGCATGTCCAGCATGCAGGCAGGCAAGGAGTATATGGTGCTTTTCCATTTCCACAAGTCAAAGGGATTCAAGCAAAAAGTTCCCTTCAGGGGTGATGGACCGATTAAAGGACTGTTTTCAACTCATGCACCGAACAGGCCAAATCCGATTGGTGTTACAACTGTAAAAATAGTGGAAATTAATGGTAATATCATAAGGTTCACGGGCGTTGACATGCTTGACGGCACTCCCGTTTTAGATATCAAGGACATTCTGTAA